From one Xyrauchen texanus isolate HMW12.3.18 chromosome 17, RBS_HiC_50CHRs, whole genome shotgun sequence genomic stretch:
- the LOC127658116 gene encoding syntaxin-17-like: MDDEAGKLPLRRLEPPIQKFIKVAIPTDLERLHHHQHNIEKFQGSRQWDKLHQEHINSSRTVQQLRSNLREMEKLCWLVRSTDTAALEKLVQPIREQASSAIQEFLRIHSNAVNRPCFQETTSTDLHTASDKSRSDSDTGVPGSPVTQIQLLLPEIPPEQNAAESWDSLAEDMLELNGLVNEFSTIVHAQQEKIDSIEANVSIAATNVEEGTQSLGKAARSKLAVLPVAAAVVGGVLGGPLGLLAGFKVAGVVAAVGGGILGFAGGNLIQRKRKERIELQLQQLNSDNNSKNDHKHMQ; this comes from the exons ATGGATGATGAAGCTGGAAAGCTTCCACTTCGGCGCCTGGAGCCCCCCATTCAGAAATTCATTAAAGTGGCAATCCCCACTGACCTGGAGAGGCTTCATCATCACCAGCACAACATAgaaaag TTTCAGGGAAGCAGACAGTGGGACAAACTGCACCAAGAGCACATTAACTCCAGCCGCACTGTCCAG CAGTTGCGATCTAACCTGCGGGAGATGGAGAAGTTATGTTGGCTCGTACGCAGCACTGATACTGCAGCTCTGGAGAAACTTgttcagccaatcagagagcaAGCCTCATCTGCAATTCAAGAGTTCCTTAGGATTCACTCAAATGCTGTCAATAGGCCCTGCTTCCAGGAAACTACCAGCACAGACTTACACACAGCCTCAGATAAATCACGCA GTGATAGCGATACAGGTGTCCCTGGTTCCCCTGTTACTCAAATACAGCTGCTTCTGCCTGAAATTCCTCCAGAACAGAATGCTGCAGAATCCTGGGATTCTTTAGCAGAG GACATGCTGGAGTTGAATGGTTTAGTGAACGAGTTCTCCACCATTGTTCAT GCTCAGCAGGAGAAGATTGACAGCATTGAGGCGAACGTTAGCATAGCAGCCACTAATGTGGAGGAGGGGACCCAGAGCCTGGGGAAG GCGGCCCGTTCGAAGCTGGCAGTTTTGCCGGTAGCAGCTGCTGTGGTAGGGGGAGTGCTTGGAGGGCCGCTGGGACTGTTAGCGGGGTTCAAAGTGGCAGGGGTGGTTGCCGCCGTTGGGGGTGGTATACTTGGTTTTGCCGGGGGCAACCTGATCCAGcggaaaaggaaagaaagaattGAGCTTCAGCTACAACAGCTTAACAGCGACAACAACAGTAAGAATGATCACAAACATATGCAATAA